The genomic region ccagatctCAAATTTCCAGTGACCTCCTCTATTTGTTAAACACCCCCTCCCTTCatttatctttctctctctggCTTCATTGAtccttctcttcccctcctccatcctcTCTCCATCTAACCCACCCACTTCCTTCCCTAAGCTACCCTCAAGCCCTATCATCTCTTAGCCTTCTTTTCCCCCTCATATCCCAGACAAcctgttgttttggaaagcaaaagATGAAAGAAGTCGGAGGATTTGGTTGGGAgccaagacagagagagagagagagagagagagagagagagagagagagagagagagaaagagaaagagaaagagagagagagaaagagagagagagaaagagagagagagaaagagagagagagagaaagagagagagagagaaagagagagagagagaaagagagagagagagaaagagagagagagaattcagttctactgttcagcagaagcagctgggactggaacaggacaagctggcaaacttgtagaaaaaaaaccctatttggaagacgggttgtgagtgcttagttcagcctggtcaaagcccttatggtccatacaagaggagaggactggctggctaatgtttcacttgaaataagagaaacaggaaccctgtgatgacctgaaagaaagagattatcatctggaaaaccttgttggggcaagtttcttcggcaagacattaaCGTGGCTGATtataaggaatcagtttgtgtccagcgaacaacaaatctctctctgaaaagaaccttcatgagcagtaaccatttacctttcaagcaccaaagcccagtgaaattcataaatgttaaattttgtgcacagtatgtctataaccagtgaacttggaggaatgagaagtgagattgaactgtgaattaaagaacttttctgaacttacatacacgtgcgcttagtattagaaagggattgttaagttaatggtaataagataaagtttgatcattttgatgtttaaagataattaaaagcaatttttgtttaagtatccatttgtcttggtgaatttctgttgctgctgggttctggggtcctctgggctcgtaactcaTCAAGAAGTTCTCTggacggaggagtcacgtgatggagtagtggccggacggtgaactccagccctctccagaaaagtcgggaaaaacaagagaaaacacaaaggcacagaaataaaagttacagaaaagtgagtataaaggtggaaagaagatggcgacaaaaaaagaaaaatcgaaagcaacggtaagaagagaggaagagaagacaaaggaggaaaaatgtgaaggccttacctgtccgaagaggcccgctgcggagagagaaacccgctccctcaggtcggtaaataatggactacaaaaatggctcacagagcctagtaaaagtgcgcaaccgcgcatgggcgatacttcgcgcatgcgcgatgcgaatgaaaaaaaacacaccgacgggaggggggaccagctggggagtcgatctccacagccggcaacgacagctgcagaacacctgcagcaagaagagaccacagaagacaatagaaacaagaaagaagaggaggaaagggcaccaaagaaacaacagatggtcaacccagaggaagaggaagagtacggtgaaatagaagaagaaaagaaaggcaaggtaaaggatatacttgctcttattaaaggatacatggagccatttaaagaatggcaaacacaggaatttaaggatttaagaaaaagaataaacaacacagaagagaaaataaataaaatggagatgaccttaacagaaatgggaaaaaaaatggacaagatggaagagcgggcagtagcagcagaaatggaggtagaagacttaaaaaagaaattggagaaatctaataaaaaaactaaagagacacaagaactactagctcaaaaaatagatacaatggaaaaccataacagaagaaataacataaagatagtgggccttaaggaagaaggcaagaatatgagggagtttataaaagagtggatccctaagaccctaggatgtccagaactacagcaagaattggaaatagaaagggcacatagagtattgtcctctaaaccacaaccacaacaaaaaccaagatctattgtagtaaaattcctaagatatactacaagagaaaaggtactggagaagacaatggaaaaagtaagagagggcaacaaaccactggagtataaagggcaaaaaatcttcatttatccagatataagttttgaactcctaaagaagagaaaagagttcaatacagcaaaggcgattttatggaagaaagggtataaatttatactaaagcatccagcggtattgaaaatatttattccaggacaacaaaacagactattctcggatccagaagaagcacgaaaatttgcagaacaattacaaaaatagactgagggaggaagacgggtaatgagagttaaaatgatcacgattgatatgtatgtgggtaaagacaaaaatagactgagggatgaagacgggtaatgagagtaaaaatgatcacgattgatatgtatgcgggtaaagaggtataagagtgaatagagacaatgagcatacatgaatgtatctgtacttagaggaaaatatagatagtatagacaagaattaataagggaaggtaatggaatagagagaataaggagggaattaaaagagtgacctttgtgacatatgaaaagtgaaatcttttctgggggaggcggggtggggggaaatagcggtcactgcaaaatcagttgacgcttgcgagtggattcgcaaatccaaatggagaggggagatgtggttgtccgacaagggataaaggacaactcaggaggtgaaggggagattggggataaataagatagaaataggagaataaggaaaatgttggatgttgtaggaatgttgtcttataaagagttgaaaataagaaaacagaaatggaaaaggaggaaaggtaatgatggaaaaacggaaagagaagataaacaaaatataaaagggctacgctgaactatatgtctttaaatattaatggaatacataaccaaattaaaaggaagaaattaccaaatttaaatgaataaatgtattccattagaataaataacatattggttaagaaataatattgaaatattcgaacaagtataggagccttacattaaatacaatagcgaaaacctaccggggacaaacattacctaagttgatggaaggagaaggaaagaaaagaatggactcagtagaatttctggtgtaattttgttgaatgacaacattgtctgactggcttaatgcaacctagattgtatacctaaaatggatgagaggggggggtgggggggtggtttgggaggaaagggggggggggggggagaaaaagtcactgtatatgtgtgaaaaagaaatagtgtatatcatggctaatgtgatttatggtgtgaaaaataaaaaaaattttaaaaaaaagttgtctggactggaggacttgagttatgaggagaaattgaTAGGATGGAGCAAAGAAGACATAGATTAGACCTGATCACAAAATATTGGAATTAAAGTATGCCCATTGACCATCAAGGTATACAAAATTGTCAGAATCTTCTTCACATGGTAACGGGAACAGGGTTAAGATGCcaggaaggagttttaaagatGATCTGATGGGaaagttgtgatttttttttaattcaaagtgATTGAGATGTGGGactagtaaaaacaatgctgggaaaactcagcaaaccaaacagtgtattttatataagCAAAGATATCTAATCAATGTTTCTTCATCAAGACATGTAGGGCTCCCTGTCAGGAGACGTGGAGTGGGATAACATTGCAGTTTTAATGGCAAGTTTCAACAGGCACTCAAATAGGCAAGGCACAGAACGGTACAGACCTAATAGAACTTCTGTATATGGGCAAAAAGGTTCAGCAGGGACATGATGTGGTTCAGGCATATGTCAGCACTCCACAACTCAATATCTCTAATCCTGTTCCCAAttcaagaaaatttaaaaagatcTCCTCTAATGAAATTCATGCCAGCTTTTCATTATTCAATAAGGTCTTTAAGGGTGCAGgagatttccccctccccccacccctcggtGCTCTTACATTTTTATTTCCTATCACCTGCATTATCAAGACTGTTTCCAGAAAAAATAGAGATTAAATATGTAATAATCCCTCTGCTAACTCTCCAGATTATTTTGAAACATAGAAGAATACCTGCAAAGAGGACTGAAACTTTTCTTATTTCAAGTACCACTATCTGCATCAAGCACTCGCAGGTCACCCGAGATATGGTATGGCACATTCTGATGGATAGAAAATATCTTTCCCTTAATGTGTCACAGCTGCAATTCCAAGAGAGCAATTCCAAGTGATGCTCTGTTTATCACACTCCATGTGACTGTATGACAGCTGATCAGTTTTATGCAGAAGGCTCCTAACTCAGAAGAAATTGACTGACACAATCCCAAGTACTTTTGACAAAGCATTGTTCAGTCAGCTGTTTAATTTGTGGAGAGTTGAACAGCGTCACCTTGGGCTGGATTTGATCACGCAGATGAAGGCCAAGGTCTAATCCACCACATCACTCAATTTACGCATGGTATAGATACATGACACATCTTAAGATGACGGAAAGAACTTCCACTTATCATTCCTTTCATTGCCTCACATCCCCCTAGATCACATACTTTTCGAGCATTGTTACTTTAGGAAAATTTGGAAACAAAGCAGCCACTGTAAGAGTTGGAAAAAactactggaagaactcaatggatcAAAGCAACAATGGAGAAAAAGGTGTAGTCAAAAATCAATCATCCCTTCTCCTCCATAGATGTAGATCAACCGGCTAAGTTCCTCTTTCAGCTTGATTTTCCAGAATCTGCAATCTCATGTTAGCATAATAAAACCCAATTAACTGCAATAAGAAACATGGCCAAATAAACTTCTTTACTATGTCAATTAAGCAATAAACATTGACCAGAAAATACTTGCTCAAGTTATTTACAGGATGTGTCCGATAGGATCAGCACACATGTTCCTTAGCCAGACGATCGCGAGTTTGCTGGTTAAAGTACCATCCTGAACCTAGACCACAAAAATCTATACTGCACTCTATATGTCCACTGCAGCAGAGTGCAATGCAGGCAAGGAAACGTTAAATCAAGGCCCTGTGTTTCTCTTACAGGGGAACATGAATAATCCCATGTTACAGTTCTGTATAACAACTCATAGCTAAGCCATTTCTCTGAACattattaaccctttggactcagtGTCCTGGATACAAAAACACCAGATTTTGGGGGCCaataaaagggggagggggggtggcatCGACTATTACACAGTATCAATAATTACACGAGTATGTATGTCAttgtgaaaggttaaaaatggctggagtccaaaaaGTTAAAACAGATTTTCTGCCTATAATATTTTACTGTGTTAGTTGCCCTGCTTAAATCAGCTGCCGCATGACCAATATCAGACCAGGGATTACAATTAACAAGTATATTGCAGTGCTTGGGAATACCCTGAAAGGCATCTGCAACTtttctctcttaaattcaaagttGATACATACCTTTGAAAGCAACCTCTTTCTCTGATTACTGAAGTTGAAACGTTCTTTCATTTCTTCAAGATatcgttttaaaattttttcatcAGATGTTCCTGCATATTTACGGCTTAGCTGCAAATAGCAGCGCCATTTGGCTGAATCAAAGCCCCAGTGGCAGGTTCTTTTGTCTGGTAACCTGTGCGAATGCAGCACAAATTTCTGGGGAGAAAACATCATATGGCAGTCCAGACACTGAATACAGGCTGCATCAGGGTAGTTGTAAAACTGCAGCACAAATAATCCTTGGCATTTCCCAAGACACCAATGCTCGACCTCAAAGCTGGAGCCAGCACCATTCTGCAACTGGGAAAGGCACAACTTTCCAGGAAGTCTATTGGCATCAGGGGGGAGAACACTAGGATGAACCAGGGCATTACATAACCGCTGAGCATCAGTCTGGGTTATAAGTCCACATGATGGAGCGTTAGAAGGCAAGATACCCAGGACCTTGAGAATTTGTAGTTGTTCTGCTGTACACCTTGAGCAATAAATGTATAATTCATCACAAACAGCGTTGATTTGTTGCAGAGAGAAGTCCCGAAGGACTGAATTTAAGACCTGAGGCAAACACAACCTCTTCTCTCCACCAACCACGAAGCACGAAATAGTCTCCATCTCCAGCAAGGTGTGAGTGAGTTCAGTTGAACTATCCGAAGGTATAAGCAGTGGACCTGGCAGTGCAGGAGGCGATCTCATAGGGACAAGAACTCCGGGTGACATACATTCTTGGGAATAACGAGCTGAGAATGCCGCTGGCCCGCCAAGAGAGCTCTGGCTGCTGAGATGGAATTGCGCCAAGGTGTGTTTCAGGGCTGGGTTAAGATCCAATGGTCGAACTGCTGAGAGCAGGCATGCTTTTGACATAATCGTATCTGAGCACACTGTCTCCTCTTCGCCTAGCGTTTGCCCGCGCTCCTGTTTTACTCCGTGGGTTTTGGGCACATTTGTAATTCTATCATCCAATTCTTTCCGTGTATTGCCCCTCTCTCTTTTCTCACAAACAGGCTCTTTTTTCACCATGACTTCACCCAAAGATACTCTCTCCATTATCCTCAAAGCTCCTTGTGCACTTGCCATCTTTACTGGAAAAAGagccaatgtgtttttttttaaaaaaggttcccaGACACAATATTGAATtgctgg from Narcine bancroftii isolate sNarBan1 chromosome 9, sNarBan1.hap1, whole genome shotgun sequence harbors:
- the skila gene encoding ski-like protein isoform X1, which encodes MASAQGALRIMERVSLGEVMVKKEPVCEKRERGNTRKELDDRITNVPKTHGVKQERGQTLGEEETVCSDTIMSKACLLSAVRPLDLNPALKHTLAQFHLSSQSSLGGPAAFSARYSQECMSPGVLVPMRSPPALPGPLLIPSDSSTELTHTLLEMETISCFVVGGEKRLCLPQVLNSVLRDFSLQQINAVCDELYIYCSRCTAEQLQILKVLGILPSNAPSCGLITQTDAQRLCNALVHPSVLPPDANRLPGKLCLSQLQNGAGSSFEVEHWCLGKCQGLFVLQFYNYPDAACIQCLDCHMMFSPQKFVLHSHRLPDKRTCHWGFDSAKWRCYLQLSRKYAGTSDEKILKRYLEEMKERFNFSNQRKRLLSKPSASEEFQLKKALLEHTSLQDEVFEKGFVRKQNDSQHTLTFQHWYPVIKQEVDHLAQQPPSVIHPSCLLYMYDKVIAPNVSLAPPLQRCRDATKSVNKESMMDVSTTLEEEVKHQKENVDKKLISSFASCRDEEGNNTSLVDSYSPLGHQASESSTADEGNIKSEWASNKNKEGTLMHLNSIDKETYNSSVHGGMSRDEENEKIVEQIMKTYCKQQEKLNTTIHQKKHLQMEVELLQVTKRMKLKELSVENLGLQQELDSLQSDHAQRMSAAHDEQADLEWRLEQLKQGCLCDRTAEKSQEAEYTAQLAELRQRLDRAEADRRELQEELRCEREAREKLEAMVKELKLQILENSRNKAGTEVNSLAD
- the skila gene encoding ski-like protein isoform X2, encoding MASAQGALRIMERVSLGEVMVKKEPVCEKRERGNTRKELDDRITNVPKTHGVKQERGQTLGEEETVCSDTIMSKACLLSAVRPLDLNPALKHTLAQFHLSSQSSLGGPAAFSARYSQECMSPGVLVPMRSPPALPGPLLIPSDSSTELTHTLLEMETISCFVVGGEKRLCLPQVLNSVLRDFSLQQINAVCDELYIYCSRCTAEQLQILKVLGILPSNAPSCGLITQTDAQRLCNALVHPSVLPPDANRLPGKLCLSQLQNGAGSSFEVEHWCLGKCQGLFVLQFYNYPDAACIQCLDCHMMFSPQKFVLHSHRLPDKRTCHWGFDSAKWRCYLQLSRKYAGTSDEKILKRYLEEMKERFNFSNQRKRLLSKPSASEEFQLKKALLEHTSLQDEVFEKGFVRKQNDSQHTLTFQHWYPVIKQEVDHLAQQPPSVIHPSCLLYMYDKVIAPNVSLAPPLQRCRDATKSVNKESMMDVSTTLEEEVKHQKENVDKKLISSFASCRDEEGNNTSLVDSYSPCHQASESSTADEGNIKSEWASNKNKEGTLMHLNSIDKETYNSSVHGGMSRDEENEKIVEQIMKTYCKQQEKLNTTIHQKKHLQMEVELLQVTKRMKLKELSVENLGLQQELDSLQSDHAQRMSAAHDEQADLEWRLEQLKQGCLCDRTAEKSQEAEYTAQLAELRQRLDRAEADRRELQEELRCEREAREKLEAMVKELKLQILENSRNKAGTEVNSLAD